The DNA region TGGCAAATAGGCCTGCTCAAGGTAATCGAGCTCAAGTTAACCGAAGTACCCTCCCGTAATGATAGCAAGCTTGGGGGCTGAGATGAGCTTCTCATATCGCCGGACACATATTGTTCCCTTATATGAAGCTTCAATATTTCGGGATGTGTGCCGTAGAAGCAATGTACTCCCTGGCTAACATTCGTTGACAATTGGAGCCCGGTTTTATAAACCGTAATGCACATACAACGTGGATTGGAAAGGAAGTAACGATCAGGTTAGTGATGGTGAAGTCTAATACGCTTCAAAACCCATCCTCGATCTGAAAGACATACATCGATAGTTAATGGTGACACTAAGTATTGAAGAGAGCCCTATATACAAGAAGTCAGGCGAGACTCCTTGAGTAGCACTAGTTCTCCGGAGAAGAAAGTATTTCAACAACTTTGTGCACATCACTCGACGTGCGCCCTCGCAAGAGAGGTTGCAAGTTTCAATTGTGAGCTTTTCTTGTTGATACTTATGAGAAGAGAAACTGAGCGACGGCCATACACCCGTAACTGAAACAGCCCCCAAACTTTTTGATCTTGAATCAATATCCTCGAGCAAAGCCGCAACCATAAAATCACGAGATTTTGATGCGGTTCGTATTTTATGACGACAACCTAACTGGTGCTATCCGAGACAGCCGACCGAAAACTTTACTAGGAATAGTTCGTACCGTAGGGCGTCAAGTCCTGATGGCTTTGGTAGTTCACAgcctactccggagtaccgCGGCTGCTCCACTGTGGATAAAGATCCTCCAGTCACAGCACAATGTTCCCCTAGAACTTCCAATGTATTTCTCAAATGGCTCTCGAGTTTCGTCCACTCCGATAAAGTCAATACACTGCCATTGCCCGATGGCAAAGGTCACATCACGCAACACGAGTCGGTTTTTATAAACATAAGCATGGACATTGTGCTCAGAAGTCAATCTAAACACAATTGCAATACCATTTATAAAAGTTATTGATATCCATCCTGTTCCCTTTATCCTCCACCGAATCGTTAAATTCTTGCTGCACCATGATTCCAGTTGTTAACTGGGGCGAGTTTCCTCCCGATAGTATCACGGCgaaacgacggagggagcAATTGCAACAAGAGGCGCTACAACAAGAGGCGAATAATTCCAAGCCAGAAGATACTGATAAAGTATCATTGGCTACTACAGCGGTCGAGAGATCAACAGATCAAGCTGGCGAAGATTCAAATGAAAAGCGAAAGCAAACTTCTCCACAACCCGAGTCAAGTCGTGAAGCAGGCAAAGAACCGAAGCAAGGATTCCGGAAGTCTACACAGCAACGGGTAGGCAATGCCTTTAAATATTGACAAAGTGTATATATTGGTAAGATCAACATGTCGGTCTCGAGTTGCTGTCTATTTGCTCTTACGGTGTATTATGAATGCATTCATTATCAGTCCAATGATATGTCACGGACTCGGACTAGTGGATGATATTGCTATTTAAAATaatgtagccatcgacgagaacatcgaatctggggaagaagaaaagaaaatctgTATAGGCGACGGAGGGTCTTTATAGACATCTGTGCGATGAAGATTAAGCTTTTGTTTGCCCCGACTGCTTGTATGGTGTCGTTTGACATGTTGGCGCTGTTTGTCTATACTGTCCGTTTGTATGGCATTGAGCGGCCGTAGTCATGATTTGCTACCCGCAGATTTTTGCAGGTACCCATGGGTATATAAACATAAGAAACCTGTCAAGGCTTGTGACCTAGCCGGCGGTGTATAGATTATGCAGTCTTTGAGATATTTTTGGAGTATCCAGCTTGTAATAGTTACAATAGCTGCTGATTTCTGAGGAAATAGATTTAGAAGTGATTAGACCTGGACATGGGTACCCATTTTGTCACggactcggaatagtagataataacgaactgaattcctatctaaactattgtagccatcgacgagaatatcgaatctggggaagaaaaaggaagatgaATTCTATCTACAAGAAAAGGGGTTTTTATATCAGTGCTGTGTGACCTCGCTAAGagctttttctttgtttgttcgaacggcattgtttgccatgttgaagGTGAACGTCAATAAAGGCACTGAACttagctgagccgtcacacatTTGGGTACAGGTCTCGTACCCATATCCAAGGGTACATTTATACCCAAGTCTAAATGATTTTCCTGCATAAAATAtcacggagcatgagtgctcgctaagtcacatgacatgtttgattccttcGTGTTGATTCCTTTGTTCTGCTTTAGGGCCAGGAcccctcgcacattaaatagttcAACGCTagtgtcacgagctcggaatagtagataataacgaactgaattcctatctagactattgtagccatcgacgagaatatcgaatctggggaagaaaaaggaagaggaattctatcTACGGGAAAAGGGGTTTTTATATgagtgctgtgtggcctcgctaagtgcttttctttgtttgctcagGTGGCATTGTTTGTTGATGTCTTTCACTGAGACACTGAGCCATCACAGCTGGCAGGCACAGCGTGATagcgttctttcttctttcctcctaATGCTAGTATTTCGCGAGATAGTCTATCAATATATTTTATATTGAACGGGACCGTCATAAGAATTACACCTTGGAAAACTATGACAAAGGTAGAAGCTAATATTGTTCAAGGAGGGGCAATGGGAAAATCTCGGGAGAATGCATTTACCAAGACATTAGAGTCAACATATTCATAAATCCTACGGCGATACTCTTAAATGGCTTTTCACGTGGCAACACGGGTTTGAATTTGTTAAGGCCAGGCTGAAAGAATCTCTCTGAGATTTGATAAGTATCAAGAAGGTTCGAATATCTTCCCCACATCTTCGATGTGGCAGTCAACGATCGGTTAGGCTTGCTGACTTTGGAAACATTTCGCTGTGGCAGGCTGTGGCTCGCTGTGCATTAATCCGGTACCCACATACGATACAACTTTGACCACTGGTTGGCCACAAAGAGAGACATTGTAAATAAACTATCATTGACAACAACCAGACTGAGAGGCAGTATTAAAATTGGAACGGTTCGCTGGGCTCGCTGGCTTAGAATATACCCCACAAGTGGCACATCCTGGTCATTTGCTGGCCGCATCGTGAAGGCTAGCCCAATGACCCTTAGCAAGCCTTTCTTATCGAGTTATCCCCAGTGAGCCTATCTTCCTTCAATGGCCCGACTAGGCCAGGATTCACCGTTATACACAACAGAAGAACATGTTGCTCAGGCTAAAATAGAGATAAGTTATGTTTTTATATGTCTATGCCTTGATCACAAGGGATATGCAACCTTCTACTTTCGCCATTGTATCAGCTTTGATTAACGCCATATTAAATAGAAAGGTAGGTTTGATGATGAGTCGATGGTTTGCAGGATTTCAAGAGTTACCGGTTTCGATTAGCGCTGATGCCTGATCTCATGAATGCCACGTCACATCCCCTCTTTGTCTCTATGATAGATATTCTTATATTCATAACCGTGTTCCAGTGTAAGAAGAGTCCATACTAACTGATATTCTGTACATCTCTTTTCGTCTTTTCTAAAATCCGCGATTTTGTTTTATTTGAATTCGCTCATGCCTCCACAGAAATTCTACGCTGTTGCTCAGGGCCGCCCTCCTGCCCCAGGCATTTTCTTGTCTTGGTAAGCTATTTACTAACATTTGGGAGTGTGATTACTCCCTCAGCGTCTACGTACTTTTGCTAACAGTATATTGTAGGGATGAGACGAAAACTTTAGTCAACGGGTATAAACGTGCCCTTTTCAAGGGTTTCCCAACTGTTGAACAAGCGACAACCTACTTGGCCGACAACAACATTCCAGAAGACCAAAGAGTAATTCGAAGCGTCTCCGTGGATGAAGGACAAGCATGAGTATTTGTTTTGGGTATGCGTGTGGCGGACTGCTTGCTCATATGTGCAACCACCAAACTTAGTATCAGCGTTATAATATGCACGCCGCTTCCCTATTAAGAATCTGTATCAAGAAATTGGTATTGCTACACCGTAGAATGTTGCCTTCAGTGTCTTCAACCATAATTAATCTTAGTAGCATAATTTACCATACTCCATGAAGACAATACAATACTCTGGCAACAATGCTAAGATTTACGATAATAATGTGAGGGGCACTGTTTTTAAACTAGACTCTAAGGTAGACATTGCATAATGGTCTTATAATATCATTTGCATTCACTATAAACAGGATTTTATTCATAATATCTATATTACGTGTATTCTTTGTATTATGATATGCAATGCTGCCTTACAGGATGGCCCAATTACATCGTGCGCTTAATCCCTGTTTTAGCAAGATGGTCAAGACCTTCTCAATTGGCAGTTGACCACTTACACAGAGCCACGTTATGAAAAGATGAGGATAATTCAAATCGGAATTAGTTAGTTAAAGTCAGATTTCCTTGGGTCTTTGATTCGCTACGAAATTTTATCTGGTTTTGACAATTCGTATCCTCTGGCTTTCTCGGGGTCGCAAATAACGCCATGAATGAGACAACACATATTGTTGACAGCGAGGGCGAAGTTATTATAGTTTCAATATGCCTTGATTGCCCTTTTGCAACCTGGAATAAAGGGAATACGGAAGAGGACCTGCCAAAACCTCTTGCAGCTGAGCGGAAACTCGGCGCTCTTAGTGACGCCACTAGACCTCGGAACCGCCCGCCCATGGCCCGCCCGTCTGAGCCCGTTTTGGCCCATTCAGTGCACAATTCTGCCTAACTGGGAAGCATAACTTGATGACTcagtgttacagaccttatcGTATTTTAGTGGGCAAGCGTCGTTGATTGGATGGGTGGTCTATCGGCTCAGCTAACTATAtgactaccgggcagaaagcgggggcggtgaggcacgtgacccgctgggtactgatgaggatctatcggacaaatagtcggcccgattaccgaggccaggggatctttatataggtcggtgtttacacgtatttacCCCCTGGGATTCCCcctaccacctgcctcaTTAGCAGCGACCAAGCGCGCAGCCCGGAGGGTGCACTGGCACGCCTTTACACAGTATTGGTTGGAAAACACTCCCAAACGATACAAAAACCTCGGGATAGGCCTAGAGAAACGACCACCGGAGCGGAGAACGAGTGACTCCAACAGGATCAAGAGATACTATAGTATTCGGTAGGCCTTATGTTTTTCTAGTATCCCACAGTTCCCACTAACCAGAATCAGCCTTTGTGTTGCTATAAATGGTTCTTTTCAAgattgtgacggctcagctcagtgctttcatgaacattcattgtcaacatggcaaacaatgccatgaaagcaatcgagacaaacagctgcttagcgaggccacacacaaccatatataaggcttctttgtgtaaatggactcttcttccttttcttttcttcttcagattcgatattctcgttgatggctacaatagtctagataggaactcagttcgttattatctactattccgagcccgtgacttaatatcgaatctcgctttttttcttcttcttttcacACATCTACTTCATTGGCTCGATCCAGCGATCGTAGAGCCAAAGTAGTGTGCCCCTCTGACCGACTGATAGATACCGATACCGATACAACGAACCAGCAGACATGCCTCGCCCAAGAAACACCGTTGCCTCTACCAGAGCCAACCGAAACGAAACGAATACCAATACTGAACAGGAGAACCGACAGAACCCCATCCttattgatggagatgagaatGAAGAACAACGCATGATGACCTTGGAGGAGTTCTTGCAATATGTCTCCGAGGGCCAGAATGGTTGTATGAGAAGCTCCGAGCAACTCATCAACGATATGATGACAGTCTTGATGACCATAAGGTCCgtcttgctgaagaagagctcCGAGGACAAACCAAGGATggagaaattgcgcttctgcgccgtgaaacggaagagatgaagggacaactccaagatatcaagaagcAACTTACTGATGTGAACGCTGAACGTGATGCATTTGGGAGCCAAATTGCCCGACTGGTGATGGACAGTGCCAGTGGCCGTCAAGCCTCTCCAAtgcccatcaacagcaaATCCACCAAGATCCCAGATCCCCCAATGCTTACCGATGGAAAGGAGCCCCGATTCGAAGACTGGCTGCTCCTGATGTCTCAGAAGCTTACTGCCAATGCAGACCACTTTGACACTTCTCAACTTCGTATAGCATATGTGGCTAGTCGATGTGATGGTAAAGCTTGGAAACACATCACTCCACGCATGCGAGATGATGCAATAAACCCATATACTGACTCAAAGGATATGCTCAATCACCTGAAAACAATCTATGATGATCCAAACCGTGTCACCACTGCAAAGCACCAATTCCAACAGTtatacatgaagaacagtGACAAGTTTCATGACTTTTTCTCTGAATTCCTTTACCTTGCAGCTGAAGCGGGCGTCGCTGAGGATGATTGGAAGGATGAGCTCTACACCAAATTGACGACCAAGCTCCAAGAGCTGTGCATCTCCAGCAGCATTGGTGATGGAACGTTTCAGGAATTCTCCAGCGCTGTCTCCCAGACTGCAAGCCGACTTGAAGTTATCAACCACCGGACTCAGAAGAATTGAACGTTCAGCCccaacaaggatatgagcAAGGGAATTAGTCGAACTGGGACCACCTTCAAGAAAGAACTGACCCCATCCTGGAGCACCACCCCACATACGAGCAATGCTGAACGTGACcgattgatgaaggaaggccGATGCTTCCATTGTCAGGAACATGGACATCTCGCTCGTGACTGTCCTACCAAGACCTCAACCTCTGAACTGAAGGAACTTGAGCAAAAAGCACCTGTGAATGAAATGAATGACAATGTGGGAAAAGTCTAGCCCAGGAGAAAGTCTCCAACCTGGGCCTAGATGATGTCAACCTAGGCGAGTTAGATCTCAGTCAACTGATTGGGGGACAGGGATTCAATGTGAATAGTCAGATAGCTTACAATGGAATCAGTATCCCTCTGACGACCCTGGCTgacactggagcaaatggttaTCTCTTTATGGACACCCAACGAGCAGTTGGATTAGCAAAGTTCTTTGGAGTCCCAACACGACGACTTGATACACCCATAGGAACAAAGGGTTATGACGGAAGAACTGGCTCAACAATTACTCATGCCATTATTTGTCACTTGCTTATTGATGGGCGGCGGTTCTTGAACCAACCTTTTCTGATTGCTAATTTGGGACAGCATGATGTGATTGTTGGACGAAAGTGGTTTGACAGTCAGGATGTGTGGTTGAACGTCAAACACCGGAAGCTGGTATGGCCAGAGCAGCGAAGCCTCTTGGATGAAATCCAGTGCAAACAGTACTTGGTGGCTCCAAAGCAGATTCTTCAGCATTCCAAGCCTGatcccatccaccaagctgatatggagcgacgtgatcgacaaattgagaagaaggaacaaAGAGAGCGATATCGAGTTCCCCGGAAAGAGGAGTCAGACCGGCGAATGGACATGGCTAAGATGTCACGTGCTCTCAGGAGCCAgtctgttacagaccttgccgtatcagcctcacgtgatgatacagggttaggatggaatcattggataacagttgatggtggatatgcaggaaggaacaaggatcaatttGATATTTGGCAGACCTAACCCAGAGGGGTTGGACGAATATGCGCATGTCCGAATTAGGGGTTCGGAGAAATCGGGCGCTGATTGGCTGGCGAAAATGGCAATTGACACTCGGTCGGTCTGGAGCCTTGACGCTCGGTCGGTCTGGAGCTTACACCGGGTTGTGTGCCCGGGAGTGGCCCAATTGAGCTGAAATTTTCACAGCTTATAGACCGGCCCCTGCTTTATATCTGGCTCGCTCGGGGGCCCCATATCGCCCAAAATGACGGTGTGGTGTGGGTAGAACGATGCCCGGTTTTGGCGCACGGATTTGTTGGGGTGTGGCCTGACCATCGCCATTCCGCCGCCATGATCGACCCGGCGAATTCGGGGGTCATTCACTGATTCAATTCATCGAATTTCACAGCATCATTCACTACACCCATTCATGGGATAGAGCAGCCATGGAGAATGAActgttccagaagatcccAAGCTTGCAAGTGATGATCTGTCGCCAGTGCAAGCATGGCGTACGACCGGTGGAGGTCGAGCGACATCTGAAGCGGAAGCATCAGTTCAAGCATCAATCCGCCCACCAGTTGGCTCAGGCAATCCGACAgtgggaggatattgaacagGACAGTGCGGCCATCCAGATCCCATGCATATTGAACGACCCGCTGCCCATCATCCCCTGTGAACCCAATGGTTTGTTATGCCAACGACAGGACCCCCCGTGCCATtatgtggcatccagcatGGACACCATGCGAAAGCACTGGCGCCAGGTCCATCAATGGTCCCAACAGACCCGCCGTGGCCGGGTTGGCCAGAGAGAGCGCACACAAGGGGCCGCTGAGCTCCGGCGTTCATTCACCACTGTAGCGTGGCAGCAGAtcttcccatcgggcccGGGGTCCCATTACATCCATATCCGCTTCCCAGAGGgccacccaccaccaccaccgcccccCGCGGACCAGGCCCAATGGGCTGTCGATGCCATCATCACCGCATGGGATCAGGCTCGAACGGCCCAGGAACAACAGGCCGTCATCCAGGCCGATCGGATCACCGATGCTAACCCGTGGCTCCGCCGGACCGGGTGGGCACGATACCTGGAAGGTGTGCACCCCCAGGACCTGCTCCGGCTGGTGGAAGCGCCCCCCGAGGAGCCCCCGGATCCCATtgaacaggccatccaggccaTTTGGAATGCCATGGGCCAGTTGGCCCGGCGGAGCCAGCAGACCGTGCAGCGGTGTGGAACCGGCATTTGTATGGAGGCGGCCCGGACCGAGGCCGGACAGACCCCATACC from Aspergillus chevalieri M1 DNA, chromosome 2, nearly complete sequence includes:
- a CDS encoding uncharacterized protein (COG:L;~EggNog:ENOG410PJMD;~InterPro:IPR009027,IPR011320,IPR037056;~PFAM:PF01693); its protein translation is MPPQKFYAVAQGRPPAPGIFLSWDETKTLVNGYKRALFKGFPTVEQATTYLADNNIPEDQRVIRSVSVDEGQA